A single Ketobacter sp. MCCC 1A13808 DNA region contains:
- a CDS encoding glycosyltransferase family 4 protein, with protein MIGMAKILLDRDHEVICLLSNGLEQGLEHLSADILEFAPGVRIVCFNVPSPCAAYDECNAWRQMAARMLREQAIACLEPDFVHIPALLADGWGDDAVGSIGELGVYVPVSITQHDLIPMAMSELYMPPGRFHDYYMKKLEGVKSAALFLAISEYSRQEAIKLLELHHGQIVNISSAAGSVFLNQRHNETIMLEALKNLGLSPGFLLYVPGGFDPRKNMQRLLKSYASLPSSLRDKHPLVVGSKLEIGIRESLETYAHGVGLDQTHFILTGYVSDEDLVHLYRGCLAYVFPSLHEGFGLPVLEAMACGAAVIASNRTSIPEVVGLDDALFDPYSESSMAAKMRKVIEDPVFRQYLKKHAGVQSKKFSWGASAKVAVDAIEDAHSQLKQRGWSPYPKESLPSCDEMLEILHRLDLSVMPDANDLLTFRMCYQNNLKEVQA; from the coding sequence ATGATCGGTATGGCGAAAATTTTGTTAGACCGTGATCATGAAGTTATTTGCCTGTTGAGTAATGGCCTGGAGCAAGGATTGGAGCATTTGTCAGCGGATATTTTAGAGTTTGCACCTGGTGTGCGGATAGTGTGCTTCAATGTGCCGTCGCCTTGCGCGGCGTACGACGAGTGTAATGCTTGGAGGCAAATGGCGGCACGAATGCTAAGGGAACAGGCTATTGCCTGTCTTGAGCCAGATTTTGTGCACATTCCTGCTTTATTGGCAGATGGCTGGGGTGATGATGCAGTTGGATCTATTGGTGAGCTTGGAGTTTATGTCCCTGTATCGATAACCCAGCATGATCTTATCCCGATGGCAATGTCTGAATTGTATATGCCACCCGGTCGGTTTCACGATTACTATATGAAAAAGCTTGAAGGTGTTAAAAGCGCTGCGCTTTTTCTTGCTATATCTGAGTATTCGCGTCAGGAAGCGATTAAGTTGTTGGAGCTTCATCATGGTCAAATCGTCAACATTTCGTCTGCAGCTGGCTCTGTGTTTTTGAACCAGCGACATAATGAAACGATTATGCTGGAAGCATTGAAAAATTTGGGTCTATCTCCCGGATTTCTACTCTATGTTCCCGGTGGATTCGACCCAAGAAAAAATATGCAGAGGCTGCTTAAGTCCTATGCTTCGCTTCCGAGCAGTTTGAGAGATAAGCACCCATTGGTTGTAGGGAGTAAACTGGAGATTGGTATCCGTGAATCTTTAGAAACTTACGCACATGGGGTGGGGCTCGATCAAACTCACTTCATCCTCACTGGGTATGTTTCTGATGAAGACCTTGTTCATTTATATCGAGGTTGTCTTGCATATGTGTTTCCGTCTCTTCACGAAGGCTTTGGCCTTCCTGTACTCGAAGCCATGGCTTGCGGGGCAGCTGTCATAGCATCAAATAGGACAAGTATCCCTGAAGTGGTGGGCCTTGATGACGCATTGTTTGATCCATACTCAGAATCTTCCATGGCCGCCAAGATGCGAAAGGTTATCGAAGACCCGGTGTTCAGGCAATACCTTAAGAAGCACGCGGGTGTGCAATCAAAAAAGTTTTCTTGGGGCGCAAGTGCAAAAGTTGCGGTTGATGCAATTGAAGACGCGCATTCTCAGTTGAAGCAGAGAGGTTGGAGCCCATACCCTAAAGAGAGC